Proteins from one Streptomyces sp. NBC_00390 genomic window:
- a CDS encoding SDR family oxidoreductase: MDLGLADRTIVVTGGSSGVGLATVRALIDEGARVAACGRDADRLAKAAAVIDSDRLLTGVCDVRDAHAVRGFTDRVAAEFGGIDGLVNNAGQSRMKRLDETTAEDWRDELELKFCGVLNPLHAARPHLKASDAASVVNVNAVLAKQPETRLITTGAARAGILNLSKSLSAELAPEGIRVNSVCLGMIDTGQWTRRHAAAGSGTTYEEWQAELAADRGIALGRLGRAEEVAYAILSLLSPRASYITGTAIDVCGGVGRSIL, translated from the coding sequence ATGGATCTGGGCCTCGCCGACCGCACCATCGTGGTCACCGGCGGCAGCTCGGGCGTCGGCCTGGCCACGGTCCGCGCCCTGATCGACGAAGGCGCCCGCGTCGCGGCCTGCGGCAGGGACGCCGACCGGCTCGCGAAAGCGGCTGCGGTCATCGACAGCGACCGGCTGCTGACGGGAGTGTGCGACGTACGCGACGCGCACGCCGTGCGCGGCTTCACCGACCGCGTGGCCGCCGAGTTCGGCGGCATCGACGGGCTGGTCAACAACGCCGGCCAGTCCCGGATGAAGCGCCTCGACGAGACCACGGCCGAGGACTGGCGCGACGAGCTGGAGCTCAAGTTCTGCGGTGTGCTCAATCCGCTGCACGCGGCCCGTCCCCATCTCAAGGCCTCGGACGCGGCAAGCGTCGTCAACGTCAACGCCGTGCTCGCCAAGCAGCCAGAGACCCGCCTCATCACGACCGGCGCCGCCCGCGCCGGCATCCTCAACCTCTCCAAGTCCCTGTCGGCAGAGCTCGCCCCCGAGGGCATCCGGGTCAACTCCGTGTGTCTCGGGATGATCGACACCGGCCAGTGGACCCGCCGTCACGCGGCCGCCGGCTCCGGAACGACCTACGAGGAGTGGCAGGCGGAGCTCGCCGCCGACCGCGGCATCGCGCTCGGCCGCCTCGGGCGGGCCGAGGAGGTCGCGTACGCGATTCTGTCGCTGCTCTCGCCCCGCGCCTCGTACATCACCGGCACGGCCATCGACGTGTGCGGCGGCGTCGGCCGCTCCATCCTCTGA
- a CDS encoding SpoIIE family protein phosphatase: MAAVYVLAEGGDELHLAETVGERGLSYGLPAVLGLSGQSPAAEAFRSRRPLWLSPQEVAAYHANGSDATLIGTAGRPSAKISMGVLPLGRGNGELGCLVVAGAVADGFDADRRSLLELYADQVAAGLESVAARVAGRAQPRAHLGPKLMPLQGGAFTLELATGAMDADAQVLSLLGIGRDDFDGQVETLLACAVPDDIPALMAIVEPGRLSPDGDQLAFRIRRPGGELRWLGLRCRVQVDATGAPERILGVVADAAYLRPSADEVSIVQRLSARLAGATTIRDVSRLVVTALREPLGANRIAIAELEAERLFVTMLDPPEHEAWPGIWRSEWRSEWPDASLQSLPTLRNALREGHVSLWPPGAGLEPGLAGIGPGGLAVLPLPADGRMVGVCLVGWDEEHRFGPEERSLLTAAAGLVGQALMRAHALDAGHELATMLQRSLLPRTLPELAGGVAVARYLPATVGLEVGGDWYDVIPLGDGHVALVIGDVQGHSAGAATIMGQMRTAVRAYAVEGHPPDVVVARANRLLVGMETDLFATCLYVDLDMEEGIAKFVRAGHLSPVLRHPDGHAEELQVEGGPPLGVLADAEYPMTEAGLVPGTLLTLLTDGLVESAQLHLEDGMRRVCELLSATDPADPGLVADELVGGADGRDDDVAVLLLRYDGTRVRPVRTHWTVWRLPNAVMHARRFTARTLRSWGLKDELDVALLVVSELVTNGIAHTQGEVRLDLTLSADRLRIAVNDASPRSPVKPSGEVDWEATGGRGLLIVEATTASWGSVPLSGGKQVWAEIPVVTSDS, from the coding sequence ATGGCAGCCGTCTACGTACTCGCCGAGGGTGGCGACGAACTGCACCTGGCCGAGACGGTCGGCGAGCGCGGCCTCTCGTACGGGCTGCCCGCGGTTCTGGGCCTGTCCGGGCAGTCCCCCGCCGCAGAGGCCTTCCGGTCGCGCCGCCCGCTGTGGCTGAGTCCGCAGGAGGTCGCCGCCTACCACGCGAACGGTAGTGACGCCACGCTGATCGGCACCGCCGGCAGACCGTCGGCCAAGATCTCGATGGGCGTGCTGCCCCTGGGACGCGGCAACGGGGAGCTGGGGTGCCTGGTGGTCGCGGGCGCGGTGGCGGACGGCTTCGACGCCGACCGGCGCAGTCTTCTGGAGCTGTACGCCGACCAGGTGGCCGCCGGGCTCGAATCGGTCGCGGCCCGCGTCGCCGGGCGGGCGCAGCCGCGTGCCCATCTGGGCCCCAAGCTGATGCCACTGCAAGGCGGCGCCTTCACCCTGGAGCTTGCCACCGGCGCCATGGACGCGGACGCACAGGTGCTGAGCCTCCTGGGCATAGGCCGCGACGACTTCGACGGACAGGTCGAGACCCTTCTCGCCTGCGCCGTGCCCGATGACATCCCCGCGCTGATGGCCATCGTGGAGCCGGGCCGCCTGTCCCCCGACGGGGACCAGCTGGCCTTCCGGATTCGCCGGCCGGGCGGCGAGCTTCGCTGGCTCGGACTGCGCTGCCGTGTCCAGGTCGACGCCACCGGCGCCCCGGAACGCATCCTCGGCGTGGTCGCCGACGCCGCCTACCTGCGCCCCAGCGCCGACGAGGTCTCCATCGTCCAGCGCCTGTCCGCCAGGCTGGCCGGGGCCACCACCATCCGTGACGTCAGCCGGCTGGTGGTCACCGCCCTGCGCGAGCCGCTGGGTGCCAACCGCATCGCGATCGCAGAGCTGGAGGCCGAGCGGCTGTTCGTCACCATGCTCGATCCGCCGGAGCACGAGGCCTGGCCCGGCATCTGGCGCTCCGAGTGGCGCTCCGAATGGCCCGACGCGTCCCTGCAGAGCCTGCCCACGCTGCGCAACGCGCTGCGGGAGGGCCATGTGAGCCTGTGGCCCCCCGGGGCCGGCCTGGAGCCCGGGCTCGCCGGTATCGGGCCGGGCGGGCTCGCGGTGCTGCCGCTGCCCGCCGACGGCCGGATGGTCGGGGTGTGCCTGGTGGGCTGGGACGAGGAGCACCGGTTCGGCCCCGAGGAGCGCTCGCTGCTGACCGCGGCCGCGGGTCTGGTGGGTCAGGCCCTGATGCGCGCGCACGCCCTGGACGCCGGGCACGAGCTCGCCACCATGCTGCAGCGCAGCCTGCTGCCCCGTACGCTGCCCGAACTGGCCGGAGGGGTCGCCGTCGCCCGGTATCTGCCCGCGACCGTCGGGCTCGAGGTGGGCGGCGACTGGTACGACGTGATCCCGCTCGGCGACGGTCATGTGGCCCTCGTGATCGGGGACGTCCAGGGGCACAGCGCCGGAGCCGCCACCATCATGGGCCAGATGCGCACGGCCGTGCGGGCGTACGCGGTCGAGGGCCATCCGCCGGATGTGGTGGTCGCCCGCGCCAATCGTCTGCTCGTCGGCATGGAGACCGATCTCTTCGCCACCTGCCTGTACGTGGACCTGGACATGGAGGAGGGCATCGCCAAGTTCGTACGGGCGGGGCATCTGTCGCCCGTACTGCGCCACCCGGACGGCCACGCGGAGGAGCTGCAGGTCGAGGGCGGCCCACCGCTGGGCGTGCTCGCGGACGCCGAATACCCCATGACCGAGGCCGGGTTGGTCCCGGGAACCCTGCTGACCCTGCTGACGGACGGCCTCGTCGAATCGGCGCAGCTCCATCTGGAGGACGGCATGCGCCGCGTCTGCGAGCTGCTCTCCGCGACGGACCCGGCCGACCCTGGTCTCGTCGCCGACGAACTGGTCGGGGGAGCGGACGGGCGCGACGACGACGTGGCGGTGCTGCTGCTGCGCTACGACGGGACGAGGGTGCGGCCGGTACGGACCCACTGGACGGTGTGGCGGCTGCCCAACGCCGTCATGCACGCCCGCCGGTTCACCGCACGCACGCTGCGCTCCTGGGGGCTGAAGGACGAACTGGACGTGGCTCTGCTGGTGGTCTCCGAACTGGTCACCAACGGCATCGCCCATACCCAGGGCGAGGTACGGCTGGACCTGACGCTGTCCGCGGACCGCCTGCGGATCGCCGTGAACGACGCGTCGCCGCGCAGCCCCGTCAAACCGTCGGGAGAGGTGGACTGGGAGGCGACCGGGGGGCGCGGGCTGCTGATCGTCGAGGCGACGACGGCGTCCTGGGGCTCGGTGCCGCTCAGCGGCGGCAAACAGGTCTGGGCGGAGATCCCGGTGGTGACGTCCGACAGCTGA
- a CDS encoding SDR family oxidoreductase has protein sequence MTDPRGDVRTVVVTGAGRGLGLAMARRAGTDGFRVVVAELEQQRGKDAERQLRAEGIAAHFVRCDVADPASVDELAAFTEQFGPLHGLVNNAALANGVGGKEFQDIDVKVWDRLMAVNARSPWLVSKALLPQLLAHGAGGRIVNLASDAALYGSPRLAHYVASKGAVIALTRALARELGDKGITVNAVAPGLTECEATSTVPAERHDLYRMNRAISRPQQPDDLTGTVAFLLGEESRYLTGQVIAVNGGFTMH, from the coding sequence GTGACTGACCCACGCGGGGACGTCCGTACGGTCGTCGTCACCGGGGCGGGCCGTGGCCTGGGACTGGCCATGGCCCGCCGGGCCGGCACGGACGGTTTCCGCGTCGTCGTCGCCGAGCTGGAGCAGCAGCGGGGCAAGGACGCCGAGCGGCAGCTGCGCGCGGAGGGCATCGCAGCCCACTTCGTGCGCTGCGATGTCGCCGACCCGGCCTCGGTGGACGAACTCGCCGCCTTCACGGAGCAGTTCGGTCCTCTGCACGGCCTGGTCAACAACGCGGCCCTCGCCAACGGCGTGGGCGGCAAGGAGTTCCAGGACATCGACGTCAAGGTGTGGGACCGGCTGATGGCGGTCAACGCCCGCAGCCCCTGGCTGGTGTCCAAGGCCCTGCTTCCGCAGCTCCTCGCTCACGGCGCGGGCGGCCGCATCGTCAACCTAGCGTCGGACGCGGCCCTGTACGGCTCACCCCGGCTCGCCCACTACGTCGCTTCCAAGGGCGCGGTGATCGCGCTGACCCGGGCCCTGGCCCGGGAGCTCGGCGACAAGGGCATCACAGTCAACGCGGTCGCGCCCGGCCTCACCGAATGCGAGGCGACCTCGACCGTGCCCGCCGAGCGCCACGACCTCTACCGCATGAACCGGGCCATCTCCCGCCCCCAGCAGCCCGACGACCTCACCGGCACCGTCGCCTTCCTGCTCGGCGAGGAGTCCCGCTATCTGACCGGACAGGTGATCGCCGTCAACGGCGGCTTCACCATGCACTGA
- a CDS encoding thiamine pyrophosphate-binding protein, with protein sequence MRYDNGGDLLVAVLRELGIDTVFGIVSVHNLPLVEAVDRELRFVPVRHEASAVNAADAYGRARGTIGCALTSTGTGAGNAAGSLIEALSAGTSVLHITGQVESEFLGSGRGFIHETKDQLGMLTAVSAHAATVRSAGEAGRVLREAARAALTAPGGPASVEWPIDLQYAAQTDTPVEYAPTPVPRPDDSELDTAARLLATARRPVIWAGGGAGRARAELAELLTATGAGLLTSNSGRGSVPEDHPQVIGNFATTPAARALLADADVLLTVGTHFRSNETADYTLELPAAHIQIDLDAAALGRVYPVQGALQGDAAAVLAELLPHARAAEPAWTNRVAAVRAKVRATLHDSIGPQAAVCDAIRAALPRRAVVARDVTIPSSSWGNRLLEMYDPRDNVFPRGGGIGQGLGMGIGAALARPEDPAVVLAGDGGLAVHLGELLTLAQEWPRLTLLVFNDGGYGVLRNMQDRYSERRSGVDLVTPDFEQLAGACGLPYLRISTAEDARPLIAEAVASDGPTLVEVDLAALGPMKNPFTPPVRIPGLSPAQ encoded by the coding sequence ATGCGATACGACAACGGAGGCGATCTCCTCGTCGCCGTCCTTCGGGAACTGGGCATCGACACCGTCTTCGGCATCGTCAGCGTGCACAATCTGCCGCTGGTCGAAGCCGTCGACCGGGAGCTGCGCTTCGTGCCCGTACGCCACGAGGCGTCGGCCGTGAACGCCGCAGACGCCTACGGGCGCGCCCGCGGCACCATCGGCTGCGCCCTCACCTCCACCGGTACGGGCGCGGGGAACGCGGCCGGATCGCTGATCGAGGCGCTCAGCGCGGGCACGTCCGTCCTGCACATCACCGGGCAGGTGGAGAGCGAGTTCCTGGGCAGCGGACGCGGGTTCATCCATGAGACCAAGGACCAGCTGGGCATGCTGACGGCGGTGTCCGCACACGCCGCCACCGTGCGGTCCGCCGGCGAGGCAGGCCGCGTGCTGCGCGAGGCCGCCCGTGCCGCGCTCACCGCACCCGGCGGACCCGCGAGCGTGGAGTGGCCGATCGACCTGCAGTACGCGGCGCAGACGGACACCCCGGTCGAATACGCACCCACGCCCGTACCGAGGCCGGACGACAGTGAACTGGACACGGCGGCCCGGCTGTTGGCAACCGCACGGCGACCGGTGATCTGGGCCGGCGGCGGAGCCGGCCGGGCCCGTGCCGAGCTCGCCGAACTGCTCACCGCCACCGGCGCCGGACTGCTCACCTCCAACTCCGGACGCGGCTCCGTGCCCGAGGACCACCCCCAGGTCATCGGCAACTTCGCCACCACCCCGGCCGCCCGGGCCCTGCTCGCCGACGCCGATGTGCTGCTGACCGTCGGCACCCACTTCCGTTCCAACGAGACGGCCGACTACACACTCGAACTCCCCGCCGCCCACATCCAGATCGACCTGGACGCCGCGGCGCTGGGCCGCGTGTATCCGGTGCAGGGCGCCCTGCAGGGCGACGCCGCCGCCGTCCTCGCGGAGCTGCTCCCGCACGCACGGGCGGCCGAACCCGCCTGGACGAACCGTGTCGCCGCCGTCCGCGCAAAGGTGCGGGCCACACTGCACGACAGCATCGGCCCCCAGGCGGCGGTCTGCGACGCGATCCGCGCCGCGCTGCCCCGCAGGGCCGTCGTCGCCCGCGATGTCACCATCCCGTCCAGCAGCTGGGGCAACCGGCTCCTCGAGATGTACGACCCGCGCGACAACGTCTTCCCGCGTGGCGGCGGCATCGGCCAGGGCCTCGGCATGGGCATCGGCGCGGCGCTCGCCCGGCCCGAGGACCCCGCCGTGGTCCTCGCCGGTGACGGCGGACTCGCGGTCCACCTCGGCGAACTGCTCACGCTGGCCCAGGAGTGGCCCCGCCTCACCCTGCTCGTGTTCAACGACGGCGGCTACGGCGTGCTGCGCAACATGCAGGACCGGTACAGCGAGCGCCGCTCCGGAGTCGACCTGGTCACACCCGACTTCGAGCAGCTGGCCGGTGCCTGTGGGCTCCCGTATCTGCGGATCTCCACCGCCGAGGACGCCCGGCCGCTGATCGCCGAGGCGGTCGCCTCCGACGGGCCGACGCTCGTCGAGGTCGATCTCGCGGCGCTCGGCCCGATGAAGAACCCGTTCACCCCGCCCGTGAGGATCCCGGGCCTCTCCCCGGCCCAGTGA
- a CDS encoding PDR/VanB family oxidoreductase: MSETSVQLTVHRMTWEAEGVLSVELIHPDGKPLPAWTPGAHIDVHVGGRIRQYSLCGDPRSTAAYRIGVLDEPASRGGSRYVHTQLRPGQTVTVSEPRNHFALEEAAGLVFVAGGIGITPLLAMARESARRGVPWRMVYGGRSRASMAFTDELAALDGEVTLVPQDEQGHIDLDAALTGLPAGTLVYCCGPEPLLAAVEERCPAGQLRLERFAAPVVERTGDDEAFEVECAASGLTLTVGADTSILQAAEDAGLKVDSSCRDGICGSCETRVLAGTPDHRDFLLSEAEHTANATMMICVSRCATGRLVLDL; encoded by the coding sequence ATGAGCGAGACCTCTGTGCAGCTGACCGTGCACCGGATGACCTGGGAGGCGGAGGGCGTTCTGTCCGTCGAGCTGATCCATCCCGACGGCAAGCCCCTTCCCGCCTGGACACCCGGCGCGCACATCGACGTCCATGTGGGCGGCCGGATCCGCCAGTACAGCCTGTGCGGCGACCCCCGGTCCACGGCGGCGTACCGCATCGGCGTCCTCGACGAGCCGGCCTCGCGGGGCGGTTCGCGGTACGTGCACACCCAGCTGCGCCCCGGGCAGACCGTCACCGTCTCCGAGCCGCGCAACCACTTCGCGCTGGAGGAGGCAGCCGGACTTGTCTTCGTCGCGGGCGGCATCGGCATCACGCCGCTGCTCGCCATGGCACGCGAGAGTGCGCGACGCGGTGTGCCGTGGCGCATGGTGTACGGCGGGCGCAGCCGCGCATCGATGGCCTTCACCGATGAACTGGCCGCTCTGGACGGCGAGGTGACGCTCGTTCCGCAGGATGAGCAGGGCCACATCGACCTGGACGCCGCCCTCACGGGACTGCCCGCCGGCACGCTCGTCTACTGCTGCGGCCCGGAGCCCCTGCTGGCCGCGGTGGAGGAGAGGTGCCCCGCCGGGCAGCTGCGCCTGGAGCGGTTCGCCGCACCCGTCGTGGAACGCACCGGGGACGACGAGGCGTTCGAGGTCGAGTGCGCCGCCTCGGGGCTCACCCTCACCGTCGGCGCCGACACCTCGATCCTGCAGGCCGCGGAGGACGCGGGCCTGAAGGTCGACAGCTCCTGCCGGGACGGCATCTGCGGCTCCTGCGAGACCCGGGTGCTTGCCGGCACCCCCGATCACCGCGACTTCCTGCTCAGCGAGGCCGAGCACACCGCGAACGCCACGATGATGATCTGCGTCTCGCGCTGCGCCACCGGCCGCCTCGTCCTCGACCTGTGA
- a CDS encoding aromatic ring-hydroxylating dioxygenase subunit alpha: MTLSTTATAEHIYATGLRNQWHPVVPSDFVAPGAMRKVTALGEQWLLFRRSDGALSMLADRCPHRGAPLSLGKHLGDRVACWYHGVEVETDGTVSSVPGLPGCNLEGKKLVTSLPVREAAGAILAYFGDEAHPEPAELTLPDPLTDPEVEPILCYAEWNVPWRYAMENLLDPMHGAFLHHESHTMYDGDTTAKFRIRETHRGYFFEKTDQRGVNFDWVELCRTGIDWVDLTIPYPPSAGPGGAFGIVGAACPVDAERTGVFFWRYRRVQGWQRDTWRFLYKTLIEKRHWEVLEQDRVMLEAMPADADQGENLYQHDLGVVRLRRLYRAQAESQSAAADG, encoded by the coding sequence ATGACCCTGTCGACCACCGCCACCGCCGAGCACATCTACGCCACCGGCCTGCGCAACCAGTGGCACCCCGTCGTCCCCTCCGACTTCGTCGCCCCCGGCGCGATGCGCAAGGTCACCGCGCTCGGCGAACAGTGGCTGCTGTTCCGCCGCTCCGACGGCGCCCTGTCGATGCTCGCCGACCGCTGCCCCCACCGCGGCGCCCCGCTGTCGCTCGGCAAGCACCTCGGCGACCGGGTCGCCTGCTGGTACCACGGCGTCGAGGTCGAGACCGACGGCACCGTCTCGTCCGTCCCCGGCCTGCCCGGCTGCAATCTGGAGGGCAAGAAGCTCGTCACCTCACTGCCGGTGCGTGAGGCCGCCGGCGCGATCCTCGCCTACTTCGGCGACGAAGCGCACCCGGAGCCCGCCGAACTCACCCTTCCCGACCCGCTCACCGACCCCGAGGTCGAGCCGATCCTGTGCTACGCCGAGTGGAACGTGCCGTGGCGGTACGCCATGGAGAACCTCCTCGACCCGATGCACGGCGCGTTCCTGCACCACGAGTCGCACACGATGTACGACGGGGACACGACGGCAAAGTTCCGGATCCGCGAGACCCATCGCGGCTACTTCTTCGAGAAGACCGACCAGCGGGGCGTCAACTTCGACTGGGTGGAGCTGTGCCGTACCGGCATCGACTGGGTCGACCTGACCATCCCGTACCCGCCCTCCGCCGGTCCCGGGGGAGCCTTCGGCATCGTCGGCGCGGCCTGCCCGGTCGACGCCGAACGCACCGGGGTCTTCTTCTGGCGCTACCGCCGCGTCCAGGGCTGGCAGCGCGACACCTGGCGCTTCCTCTACAAGACGCTCATCGAGAAGCGTCACTGGGAGGTTCTCGAGCAGGACCGCGTCATGCTGGAGGCCATGCCGGCCGACGCCGACCAGGGCGAGAATCTCTACCAGCACGATCTGGGTGTGGTCCGGCTGCGCCGTCTGTACCGGGCGCAGGCCGAGTCACAGTCCGCGGCCGCCGACGGGTGA
- a CDS encoding MarR family winged helix-turn-helix transcriptional regulator, producing the protein MAERRAAADRDAVANVIEDWARERPELDTSPLEVLARLHRSYLRYSTRLTSSIERHGLSVAGFDVLTALRRAGKPYRLTAGQLADSGLVSSAGVTLRIDRLEKDGLIVRERDAEDRRVVYSRLTDDGLAKVDEVFAEHLDNERRMLGELSPAECRQLARLLRKLEHSILVSDEEPAG; encoded by the coding sequence ATGGCGGAGCGCAGGGCCGCGGCCGATCGGGACGCCGTGGCGAATGTCATCGAGGACTGGGCACGGGAGCGGCCCGAGCTGGACACCAGCCCGCTGGAGGTCCTCGCCCGGCTGCACCGCTCGTATCTGCGCTACAGCACCCGGCTCACCTCTTCCATCGAGCGCCACGGGCTGTCGGTCGCGGGCTTCGACGTGCTCACCGCGCTGCGCCGGGCCGGCAAGCCGTACCGGCTGACCGCGGGTCAGCTGGCCGACTCGGGACTCGTCTCGTCCGCCGGTGTCACGCTGCGGATCGACCGGCTGGAGAAGGACGGGCTGATCGTCCGGGAGCGGGACGCGGAGGACCGGCGGGTCGTCTACTCGCGGCTCACCGACGACGGGCTCGCCAAGGTGGACGAGGTGTTCGCCGAACATCTCGACAACGAACGCCGGATGCTCGGCGAGCTGTCCCCCGCCGAGTGCCGCCAGCTCGCGCGGCTGCTGCGCAAGCTGGAGCACTCCATCCTCGTGTCGGACGAGGAGCCCGCCGGCTGA
- a CDS encoding recombinase-like helix-turn-helix domain-containing protein: MTTAPWPYLDTHQSRTHEPTPYEHKLAATLEEVFTKDGHELADVIRGLNSRQVHAPDGAPWTEESFRAEMHRLGA, encoded by the coding sequence ATGACCACCGCCCCCTGGCCGTACCTGGACACTCACCAGTCCCGTACGCACGAACCCACCCCCTACGAACACAAGCTGGCCGCCACCCTCGAAGAGGTCTTCACCAAGGACGGTCACGAACTCGCCGACGTCATCCGTGGACTGAACTCCCGTCAGGTCCACGCCCCCGACGGCGCCCCGTGGACCGAGGAGTCCTTCCGCGCCGAGATGCACCGCCTGGGAGCCTGA